From Saimiri boliviensis isolate mSaiBol1 chromosome 9, mSaiBol1.pri, whole genome shotgun sequence, a single genomic window includes:
- the DEFB119 gene encoding beta-defensin 119 isoform X1, whose amino-acid sequence MKLLVLFLAILLAIEEPVVSVECWMDGHCRLLCRDNEDSIIRCRNRKRCCVPSRYLTIEPVTIHGLLDWTTPQISTAVPQTKINKNRG is encoded by the exons ATGAAACTTCTTGTCCTGTTTCTTGCCATCCTTCTGGCCATAGAAGAACCAGTGGTATCAG TAGAGTGTTGGATGGATGGACACTGCCGGTTGTTGTGCAGAGACAATGAAGACAGCATCATACGCTGCCGAAATCGTAAGCGGTGCTGTGTCCCTAGTCGCTATTTAACAATCGAACCAGTAACAATTCATGGACTCCTTGACTGGACCACTCCTCAGATATCCACCGCAGTTCCgcaaacaaagataaataaaaatcgTGGATAG
- the DEFB119 gene encoding beta-defensin 119 isoform X2 — MKLLVLFLAILLAIEEPVVSECWMDGHCRLLCRDNEDSIIRCRNRKRCCVPSRYLTIEPVTIHGLLDWTTPQISTAVPQTKINKNRG; from the exons ATGAAACTTCTTGTCCTGTTTCTTGCCATCCTTCTGGCCATAGAAGAACCAGTGGTATCAG AGTGTTGGATGGATGGACACTGCCGGTTGTTGTGCAGAGACAATGAAGACAGCATCATACGCTGCCGAAATCGTAAGCGGTGCTGTGTCCCTAGTCGCTATTTAACAATCGAACCAGTAACAATTCATGGACTCCTTGACTGGACCACTCCTCAGATATCCACCGCAGTTCCgcaaacaaagataaataaaaatcgTGGATAG